The following is a genomic window from Methanolinea sp..
CGATGGGCGAGACGCGGTGGATGTCGGCGAGCGTGACCATCCCCACGAGGTACCCCCTGTCCGTCACGGGGAACCCGAGGTGCTTCGTCACGTACATGAGGTCGATCACCTCGCGAATGGGGGTTTCGGGGGTGACCGAGATCACGGGGCTCGACATGATGTCCCCCACCGAGACGTCCCTTAAGAGGAACGTGTACTTTATCGCGTGGAATTCCTGCGTCGCCCCGATGTAGATGAAGAGCGCGATCAGGATGAGGAGGGGGGAGAAGAGGAGGACCCCCACGATGCCGAAGATCACCGCGAACGCCTTCCCCACGTCCGCCGCGATCCGCGTCGCCTCCGGGAGCGGCATGCGCGACGCGAGGTACGCCCTGAGCACCCGGCCGCCGTCCATGGGGAACGCGGGGAGGAGGTTGAAGAGGCAGAGGAAGACGTTCAGCAGGCCGAGGTAGGAGAAGGTGAAGGTGAGCAGGCCCAAGACCGGGCCACCCGCGAGGGTTGCATCGACGAGGTACACCGCGGCGATGAACGAGATGCCGATGCCGAGGCTCGTGAGGGGGCCGACGAGCGCCATGGGGAGCTCGACGCCCGGCTCGGGCGAGCTCTCCTCCATGGAAGCGACGCCCCCGAAGACGAGGAGGGTGATGCTGTGGATGGGGACGCCCCTCCTCATCGCGACGATGCAGTGCGCGATCTCGTGGAGGAGGACGCCTCCAAAGAGCCCGAGCGCGAGGAGGAGCCCGATGATGTACGGGTTGTATCCGGCCACGAGGTAGGTCGTGTCAATCGAGACGCCGAATACAGACGAGAGGATTCCGACCGTGGGTACTATCTGGTTCCCGATTATCCATGCAAAAACGGGGATGATGACGAGGAAAGTCCAGTGGATCTGGATCGGAATACCAAAAATGGACCCGATTTTGAACGACCCGTCCATGAAAAGAGTATCTTTTTAACCATCATAGTATATATCTTCCATGATTAGGATGAGAACCCAGATCACCGATTTATTCGGCCTGAATATCTACACGGAAAAGAGCGTCTTCGTGGGGGAGGTAGAGGATGTCCTCATCGACATAGAGGGGAAGAAGATGGATTCGCTCCTCGTGGGCAAGCTCAACCAGGACCTCCTGGACATCAAGAACTACAAGGGCATCAAGATACCGTTCCGGATGATCAGGAGCATAGGGGACATCGTCATCATCCGCCACCTCCCCGGGGCATTCAAGAAGGGCGAGGCGCCGGCCGAAGCGCCGCGGTGAAATCCCCGCGGCAGGCCGTCTCCTGGGAAACTGCGCCCCTGCCATCCTCGTTTTTCATGCGGCAGAGGGAACTCTACTCGAACCTCGTCGCCGTCCCCCCGGTCTTCGTCAGGCTCGACGGCCGCGCCTTCCACAGGCTCGCGGAGACGTGGGGTCTCCAGCGTCCCTTCGACGAGCGGTTCGGCAACGCGATGGCGAGGGTGGGGGAGCTCCTCGTTTCGCAGAGCGGGCTATCCCCGGAGCTCGCCTACATCTTCTCCGACGAGATCAACCTCTACTTCTCCCACCTCCCCTACAGCGGGCGCGTCGAGAAGATCGACTCGGTCACCGCGTCCTTTGCCGCGAGTGCCCTCACGATAGAGATGGGGAGCCGGCAGCCCGTCTCGTTCGATGCCCGCATCGTCCACGTCACGCCGGCGATTGCGCAGGAATACCTCATCCAGAGGCAGGCCGAGGCGTGGAGGAACCACATGAACGCCTACTGCCAGCACATCCTCGTGGAGGAGGGGATGACGAGGAAGGAAGCCGCGTCATTCCTCAAGGGCAAGGCCGCACCCGAGATGCACGAGCTCGCATTCTCGAGGGGACTGAACCTCGCCGCGACACCCGCGTGGCAGCGGAGGGGGATTCTCGTCATGAAGAGGGCAAGGAGGGTGGAAGGGTTCAACCCGAGGGAGGGGAGGGTCGTGGAGAGCTACCGGAGCGAGGTGGTCACCGAGAGGGACCTGCCGGTCTTCTCATCCGCGGAGGGGCGCGCGCTCCTCGCCTCGATCCTGCCGGGCCCGTGAGAGGGCGAGGGTCATCTTTACCCCCTCGACGTCCCAGTCCGTGCACAGGTCCATCCCTGAGGCGACGTCGTGCACCCCGCACGAGATCTCGAGCGACGCGGCCCTGACCTCGTCCATGATGCCCTTCTTCCACGTGGCCGCGACCAGCCTGCAGATCCTCTCGTCGGCGATGAGGGCACGCGCGTGGACGTATTCCTCCACGGCGAGGTTGAGCTGCCGGCGCATCTCCTGGTACCTCCTGATTATCTCGCGGGCGTACCCCTCGGCCTCGAGATCCTCGGAGAGCGTCGTGTCGACATACACGGTCCCCCCCTCCATGGGGGCCGGGTAGACGCCCGGCGGCAGGACCTCGGTGAACGTGACCTGCCCGGGATGCACCTCGAAGGTCTCCCCGCCGGCGGAGACGACCGCCGTGCCCCTCGCCTCGAGTTCTGCCTTCAGGACGTTCCCGTCTGCCGCGGCGATCGCGTCGCGCACGCGCGGCGCATTCTTCCCGAACGCCGGTCCCAGTGCCTTCATGACGGGTTCTGCCTTCCACCCGACCCTGTCCCACCTCCCCCTCACGACCCTGACTGCGCGTGCATTCGCCCTCTCCCGGCAGATTGGCAGGAGCGCCTCGATCGCGGTGGCCACCCGCTCGTTCTCGGTCGCGACGACGCACTCGCGCACGGGCCAGCGGAGCTTCCTCTTCCCCGCCTGCCGCGCGTTCGCACACGCGTCGTCAAATGACCGGGCGACCTCCATCATCTCCTCGAGTTCCCCGTCGACGAGCGCGGGGTCCCCGCCGGTCCAGTCGAGCATGTGGACGCTCTCGGGATCCCCCGGGAGCCGCAGGTTCCGGTACATCGCCTCCGCGACGTGGGGGATGAAGGGCGCGGAGAGGGAGAGGAGGGCGCGCATCACGTAGTACACCGTCTCGTACGCGTCGGTCTTCTCGCGTGACGTTCCTTCCGCCCACATCCTCTCCCTCACGAGCTGGATGTACCAGCGCGAGAGATCCTCGAGGATGAACTGGACGAGTGCGCGCGATGCCCGGTGGAGTTCGCAGGAGGTGATTCCCGCCGTGACCTGCGACGCGAGGGAATTGACCCTCGAGACGATCCACCTGTCGAGGGGAGCCATCGACGTGAAATTCTCCCTCACGTAGTGCCCGTCGTAAGCACCCGCCGGCGCGGCCGGCGAGAACCCGTCGAGGATCATGTAGGGGAGGGGGAACCGGTAGACGTTCCAGAAGATGTTGATGGCCCGCGCGGTGTTCTTCACGCCCTCCCAGTTGAACCTGAGGTCTTCCCACGGCGCGTTCTGCGAGAGGACGTAGAGGCGCAGGACGTCCGCCCCGTACGCCTTTATCACCTCCTCGGGGGTGACGACGTTCCCGAGGCTCTTGCTCATCTTCCGCCCCTCGGCATCCAGCGCGAAGCCGTGCATGAGGACGCTCCGGTACGGGGCCCGGCCGAACGCGATCACGCTCGCGCCCAGCTGACTGTAGAACCAGCCGCGCGTCTGGTCCTGCCCTTCGGTGATGAAATCGGCTGGCCAGAGGCGCTCGAAATCTTCCCTCCTCGCGGGGAATCCGAGCGTTGCCCACGAGGCCACGGCCGAGTCGAACCACACGTCGAAGATGTCCTCGACGCGGCGCATCGTGCCGCCGCACGCGCACGGGATCACCACCTCGTCCACCCACGGGCGGTGCGGGTCGGAAATGGGGGTCCCGCTCGCCTCCTCGAGCTCCCGGAAGGTCCCGACCACGCGGTACTTCCCGCACGACCCGCACGTCCATATCGGGATGGGAATGCCCCAGTACCGCTGGCGCGAGATGCACCAGTCCCTCGCCTCCTTGATCCAGTCGTGGAACCTCGCGCTCCCTGCCCACTCGGGGTACCAGGTCACCCGCGCGACCTCGTCGAGCATCTTGTCCCTGATCTCCGATGCCTTCAGGAACCACTGTTCCGTCGCCCTGAAGATGATGGGGGTCTTGCACCGCCAGCAGTGCCCGTACCGGTGGGTGACCTTCTCGCGCGCGAGGAGGTTATGGCCGAGGTCGGCCATGATGACGGGATCCGCCTCCTTCACGAAGAGCGCCGCGTACTTTCCCCCCTCCTCGGTGAACTTCCCGTGGGCGTCCACGGGGCAGAGGATGGGGAGGCCTTCCCTGCACCCGAGGACGTAGTCGTCCCACCCGTGCCCCGGCGCGATGTGGACGATACCCGTGTTCTCGGGGGCGACGAAATCGGCCGTGACCACCCTGTGGGCTATCCCCTTCTGGGCGGGGACCTGATCCCCGAGGGGGGAGGAATAAGAGAGGTCCCCCATTGCCGTTCCCGGCCGCGTCTCGAGGACAGAGTACCTTTGGTACCTGCCCTTCTTGAGCACGCTCTCGACGAGTCCCTCCCCGATCCAGAGGACCTCCCTCTGCCCGTCTTTTTCCGCTTCGACCCTCGCGTACGACAGTCCCGGGTTGACCGCGACCGCGACGTTCGCGGGGAGCGTCCACGGCGTCGTCGTCCATATGACGATGTACTCGCAGCCCCGCCCCTCGACCGGGAATTTCACGAAGATGGAAGGGTCAGACTCGTCCCAGTACTCGACCTCCGCATCCGCGATCGCCGTCGCGCACCGCGGGCACCAGTTCACGACCCTGTACCCGCGCTCGAGCATCCCTTCCTCGTCTGCCCTCTTGAGCGTCCACCACGCGGCCTCGATGTAGCCGGGGTGCATCGTCTGGTACGGGTCGTCGAAGTCGAGCCACGCGCCCAGCCGCATGAACTGCCTGCTCATGATGTCCTTGTTCGCCGCGGCAAATTCCCTGCAGTGCTGGATGAAGGGGCCGATCCCGAAACGCTCGATGTCTTTTTTCGAGGAGAAACCGAGTTTCTGCTCGACCCTCACCTCGATGGGCAACCCGTGCATGTCGTACCCGGCCCGCGCGATCACGTTCCAGCCGCACATCCTGCGGTACCGCAGGATGCAATCCTTTATGATCTTGTTCCACGCGGTCCCGAGGTGAATGTGCCCCGTCGTGTAGGGAGGTCCGTCCACGAAGAAAAATTCCTTGCCTCCCCTGCGCATCTCCTCGACACGCCGGAAGATGTTGTTCTCCTTCCAGAATGCCTGGACTTCCTCCTCGATCTCGCCCGCGTGGAAACTACTCTTCTCTTCCTTCATCGCTCAAGACACCCGTAAAATCCTCGGCAGCGTGCGGGGATGCACCGGACGTGCACGCAAATTCCTCCCGTCCTCCCCCGCGCGGTGGTCCCCCGTGCCAGGCCACGATTCTCCTGGCCAACGCCGTTTTCGGCGCGCATCAGGGAATAAAACAATCCGTCATGGAGTTATTCCACCACGAAGATGTACATGGGGTTTGTGCATATAAAAATCCCCCCGGTGTTTCCCTGCCCCTCCGGGCCGTGATGCGGGAAGGGATCCAGTTCCCCGGGGGAGCTTCATGGGAAACCGTTCGCAACCGATCTCCCATGGTGGACAGGGGTCACGCAAGCGGTTTTGACGTTCCCGAGCACGGGTGCATCGTCGGCGGGACGGAGCGGTTTTCGGGGGAGGTGCATGCGGTCCGGTTCCCCTACACGGGGGAAACATTCGCGCGTGTCCACGAGGCCACGGGGGCTGACCTCGGGGACGCGGTTTTTCTCGCATCACGCGGGTTCTCCGAGACCCGGGAACTCTCGGCGTCGGAGAGGTACCGTGTCCTCTCGGACGTCTCCGCGAGGGTCCTGCGGGATTCCGATGCACTCGCCCGCGTCCTCGTGATGGAGGGCGGAAAGA
Proteins encoded in this region:
- a CDS encoding tRNA(His) guanylyltransferase Thg1 family protein; amino-acid sequence: MRQRELYSNLVAVPPVFVRLDGRAFHRLAETWGLQRPFDERFGNAMARVGELLVSQSGLSPELAYIFSDEINLYFSHLPYSGRVEKIDSVTASFAASALTIEMGSRQPVSFDARIVHVTPAIAQEYLIQRQAEAWRNHMNAYCQHILVEEGMTRKEAASFLKGKAAPEMHELAFSRGLNLAATPAWQRRGILVMKRARRVEGFNPREGRVVESYRSEVVTERDLPVFSSAEGRALLASILPGP
- a CDS encoding PRC-barrel domain-containing protein, with translation MRTQITDLFGLNIYTEKSVFVGEVEDVLIDIEGKKMDSLLVGKLNQDLLDIKNYKGIKIPFRMIRSIGDIVIIRHLPGAFKKGEAPAEAPR
- the ileS gene encoding isoleucine--tRNA ligase → MKEEKSSFHAGEIEEEVQAFWKENNIFRRVEEMRRGGKEFFFVDGPPYTTGHIHLGTAWNKIIKDCILRYRRMCGWNVIARAGYDMHGLPIEVRVEQKLGFSSKKDIERFGIGPFIQHCREFAAANKDIMSRQFMRLGAWLDFDDPYQTMHPGYIEAAWWTLKRADEEGMLERGYRVVNWCPRCATAIADAEVEYWDESDPSIFVKFPVEGRGCEYIVIWTTTPWTLPANVAVAVNPGLSYARVEAEKDGQREVLWIGEGLVESVLKKGRYQRYSVLETRPGTAMGDLSYSSPLGDQVPAQKGIAHRVVTADFVAPENTGIVHIAPGHGWDDYVLGCREGLPILCPVDAHGKFTEEGGKYAALFVKEADPVIMADLGHNLLAREKVTHRYGHCWRCKTPIIFRATEQWFLKASEIRDKMLDEVARVTWYPEWAGSARFHDWIKEARDWCISRQRYWGIPIPIWTCGSCGKYRVVGTFRELEEASGTPISDPHRPWVDEVVIPCACGGTMRRVEDIFDVWFDSAVASWATLGFPARREDFERLWPADFITEGQDQTRGWFYSQLGASVIAFGRAPYRSVLMHGFALDAEGRKMSKSLGNVVTPEEVIKAYGADVLRLYVLSQNAPWEDLRFNWEGVKNTARAINIFWNVYRFPLPYMILDGFSPAAPAGAYDGHYVRENFTSMAPLDRWIVSRVNSLASQVTAGITSCELHRASRALVQFILEDLSRWYIQLVRERMWAEGTSREKTDAYETVYYVMRALLSLSAPFIPHVAEAMYRNLRLPGDPESVHMLDWTGGDPALVDGELEEMMEVARSFDDACANARQAGKRKLRWPVRECVVATENERVATAIEALLPICRERANARAVRVVRGRWDRVGWKAEPVMKALGPAFGKNAPRVRDAIAAADGNVLKAELEARGTAVVSAGGETFEVHPGQVTFTEVLPPGVYPAPMEGGTVYVDTTLSEDLEAEGYAREIIRRYQEMRRQLNLAVEEYVHARALIADERICRLVAATWKKGIMDEVRAASLEISCGVHDVASGMDLCTDWDVEGVKMTLALSRARQDRGEERAPLRG
- a CDS encoding CBS domain-containing protein; its protein translation is MDGSFKIGSIFGIPIQIHWTFLVIIPVFAWIIGNQIVPTVGILSSVFGVSIDTTYLVAGYNPYIIGLLLALGLFGGVLLHEIAHCIVAMRRGVPIHSITLLVFGGVASMEESSPEPGVELPMALVGPLTSLGIGISFIAAVYLVDATLAGGPVLGLLTFTFSYLGLLNVFLCLFNLLPAFPMDGGRVLRAYLASRMPLPEATRIAADVGKAFAVIFGIVGVLLFSPLLILIALFIYIGATQEFHAIKYTFLLRDVSVGDIMSSPVISVTPETPIREVIDLMYVTKHLGFPVTDRGYLVGMVTLADIHRVSPIDREAMQVRDVMTRDVVTLPPEAPVIDALKTMTARNIGRLPVMAGDRLVGIVTKTDILKVIELREI